Proteins from a single region of Lycium ferocissimum isolate CSIRO_LF1 unplaced genomic scaffold, AGI_CSIRO_Lferr_CH_V1 ctg109___fragment_2___debris, whole genome shotgun sequence:
- the LOC132041627 gene encoding tRNAse Z TRZ4, mitochondrial-like: FEQFTLRPPRRLGLDRSSVQNPMTSSVFIEELLSEIPEIADVAKNISQCWHKPKEDEVELSNIQDSGEVPRCLENVQRDDLEIVFLGTGSSIPSKYQNVSSIYVNLFSKGGLLLDCGEGTLAQLKRRYGINGADSAVRNLKCIWISHIHADHHAGLARILALRRDLLKGVAHEPMLVIGPEQVGEFLKVYVKLEDLDMLFLDCRSTTGSKWDNMEDDSVHDESREYRDHTLLTSLSEDSSLLRCSKRMKPSTPVDDITLLKCFKKVLSEAGLVRLISFPVVHCPEAFGVILESAEKVNCGKVIPGWKVVYSGDTRPCSQVIEASLGATILIHEATFEDGLVEEAIARNHSTIKEATEVGHSADAYRVILTHFSQRYPKVPALDEVSMQRTCIAFDLMSVNLADLPVLPKVLPYLKLLFRNVG, encoded by the exons TTTGAACAGTTCACCTTACGTCCTCCTAGACGACTGGGATTGGACAGATCAAGTGTTCAAAATCCGATGACCTCTTCAGTGTTCATTGAAGAGTTACTTTCAGAGATTCCTGAGATTGCTGATGTAGCAAAGAACATAAGCCAATGTTGGCACAAACCTAAAGAAGATGAGGTGGAATTATCCAACATTCAGGACAGTGGTGAAGTCCCAAGGTGTCTGGAGAATGTACAGAGAGATGATCTGGAGATTGTTTTTCTTGGCACCGGTTCATCTATACcttcaaaataccaaaatgtcaGTTCCATCTATGTTAATCTTTTCTCTAAAGGGGGTTTGCTCCTTGATTGTGGAGAAGGAACCCTGGCACAACTCAAGAGGAG ATATGGGATTAATGGTGCAGACAGTGCAGTTAGGAATCTTAAATGCATTTGGATTTCTCATATCCATGCTGATCACCACGCAGGTTTGGCACGGATACTTGCTTTGAGACGTGATTTGTTGAAGGGAGTAGCCCATGAACCCATGCTGGTTATTGGGCCAGAGCAGGTTGGGGAGTTTCTCAAGGTATATGTAAAGTTAGAAGATCTAGACATGTTGTTCCTCGACTGTAGGAGCACTACTGGGTCTAAGTGGGATAACATGGAGGATGACTCTGTGCATGATGAAAGTAGAGAATATAGAGATCATACTCTGTTGACTTCTCTTTCTGAAGACAGTTCTCTGTTGCGCTGTTCGAAAAGAATGAAGCCAAGCACTCCAGTTGATGACATAACATTGCTAAAGTGTTTCAAGAAAGTTTTGAGTGAAGCAGGGCTAGTGAGACTCATCAGCTTCCCTGTTGTACACTGTCCTGAGGCGTTTGGTGTCATCTTGGAATCAGCAGAAAAAGTGAATTGCGGGAAAGTAATACCAGGTTGGAAGGTTGTGTACTCTGGTGACACGAGGCCATGCTCACAAGTTATAGAAGCATCTCTTGGAGCAACAATTCTTATACATGAG GCGACCTTCGAGGATGGCCTGGTGGAGGAGGCTATAGCAAGAAACCACAGCACAATTAAGGAAGCTACAGAAGTCGGACATTCTGCTGATGCATACCGGGTAATATTGACTCACTTCAGCCAGAGATACCCAAAAGTACCTGCACTTGATGAAGTGAGCATGCAAAGAACTTGTATTGCGTTTGACCTAATGAGTGTAAACCTAGCAGATTTGCCAGTGCTCCCTAAGGTTCTTCCGTACCTCAAATTGCTTTTCAGAAACGTTGGTTAA